Proteins encoded by one window of Azospirillum brasilense:
- a CDS encoding bactofilin family protein: protein MLFGRKNPPVGAPKTQSADPATPAAPQAGAAEPAAAVSPLASLSNPSAANPPAAPVARTPHPEPFSSKGPEMNTSTPKPPAGAPIPGSSYKPTDIPRRTVDLPGAAPRRTEGYGAPASAPAATPAPVAPAPAPAAPLASDQRRLIVGRDISLNGEIGSCDVLVVEGTVEAKLRDGRSIEIAETGLFKGAVEIDEADIGGRFEGDIIVRGRLTVRSTGKINGSIKYGELAVEAGALLNGEIGKYTPAAKPAAASAAPAEAAPAPAALDPIVVDG, encoded by the coding sequence ATGCTGTTCGGACGAAAGAATCCGCCCGTCGGTGCGCCGAAGACCCAAAGCGCCGACCCGGCCACCCCGGCCGCACCGCAGGCGGGCGCCGCCGAACCCGCGGCGGCGGTGTCGCCGCTCGCCTCCCTGAGCAACCCGTCCGCGGCGAATCCGCCGGCCGCCCCGGTCGCCCGCACGCCGCACCCCGAGCCGTTTTCCTCCAAGGGACCCGAGATGAACACGAGCACCCCGAAGCCGCCGGCTGGCGCCCCGATCCCCGGTTCGAGCTACAAGCCGACGGACATTCCGCGCCGCACCGTCGACCTGCCGGGTGCCGCGCCGCGCCGCACCGAGGGGTATGGCGCCCCGGCTTCGGCGCCCGCCGCAACCCCCGCCCCGGTCGCCCCGGCCCCGGCGCCCGCCGCTCCGCTGGCCAGTGACCAGCGCCGCCTGATCGTCGGCCGCGACATCTCGCTGAACGGTGAGATCGGCTCCTGCGACGTGCTGGTCGTGGAGGGCACGGTGGAGGCCAAGCTGCGAGACGGCCGGTCCATCGAGATCGCCGAGACCGGCCTGTTCAAGGGCGCCGTGGAGATCGACGAGGCCGACATCGGCGGCCGCTTCGAGGGCGACATCATCGTGCGCGGCCGCCTGACCGTGCGCTCCACCGGCAAGATCAACGGCTCGATCAAGTACGGCGAGCTGGCGGTCGAGGCCGGCGCCCTGCTGAACGGCGAGATCGGCAAATACACCCCGGCGGCCAAGCCCGCCGCGGCCTCCGCCGCTCCGGCGGAAGCGGCCCCGGCCCCGGCCGCGCTGGACCCCATCGTGGTCGATGGCTAA